The proteins below come from a single Aegilops tauschii subsp. strangulata cultivar AL8/78 chromosome 6, Aet v6.0, whole genome shotgun sequence genomic window:
- the LOC141025270 gene encoding uncharacterized protein — MELTKQGRPPLPPRPRRSSVPVSMTQQPERASPPAKANPQMLESLRSKLREALAAALSIMDSGQQSSANAGSASEYRIRKAQSLASKIEEELFKLFGGVSRKYKEKGASLVFNLEGEHNPVLREMVLSEQISPKWLCAMTIGELVKMFRLKIQVDDRGLVRKTHKGEFLVEAEETDEDVFRVPAGPRGDSLPSEPIIALQTKSSDDETASAQCRETIKELDDSTVQDDEVVGTWNSSTSSDLEYLAGGINDLVLQPRYDVLNGPEIVSFSDFPRIVASEPHFKHRPIGAPLQDDRNSNKAEKVNSANFPITMDMAAVSEPPINKPASVLDPVEEPKGEVLAKSSPQMVDAEEPRAVNGLTPESSMQCKVTPNVALTHDSIWEATIQHKSSRANIVALFKSGEKPCTREWHRFLEIEEPVRLSALKEFLIELPKSRNHTIMFSASVAY, encoded by the exons ATGGAGCTCACGAAGCAGGGCCGGCCGCCATTGCCTCCACGGCCACGGAGAAGCTCCGTGCCCGTGTCCATGACCCAGCAGCCAGAGCGGGCGTCGCCGCCGGCCAAGGCCAATCCGCAGATGCTCGAGTCCCTGAGATCGAAACTCAGGGAGGCTCTGGCCGCTGCCTTGAGTATCATGGATTCTGGGCAGCAATCTTCTGCAAACGCGGGTTCAGCTAGCGAGTACAGGATTCGTAAGGCCCAAAGCTTAGCATCCAAAATTGAAGAGGAACTGTTCAAATTGTTCGGAGGGGTCAGCAGGAAGTACAAGGAGAAAGGCGCGTCGCTCGTGTTTAATCTGGAAGGCGAACACAATCCCGTGCTGAGGGAAATGGTTTTGTCCGAACAAATATCACCTAAATGGTTGTGCGCAATGACTATTGGAGAGCTTGTAAAGATGTTTCGTCTTAAGATACAAGTGGATGATAGAGGCTTGGTGAGGAAAACACACAAGGGAGAATTTCTAGTTGAGGCGGAAGAAACTGACGAAGATGTTTTTCGGGTACCAGCTGGGCCTCGGGGTGATTCACTTCCATCAGAACCTATTATCGCACTTCAAACCAAATCTTCTGATGATGAAACAGCAAGTGCACAATGCAGGGAGACCATCAAGGAATTGGACGACAGCACTGTGCAAGACGATGAAGTTGTTGGGACATGGAACAGCAGCACATCAAGTGATTTAGAATATCTAGCAGGTGGGATAAATGATCTTGTGCTGCAACCAAGGTATGATGTCTTGAATGGGCCAGAGATCGTCTCGTTCTCTGATTTCCCGCGGATTGTTGCTTCAGAACCACATTTTAAACATCGACCCATTGGTGCCCCGCTGCAAGATGATCGTAATAGTAACAAAGCTGAGAAAGTCAACTCAGCAAATTTCCCCATAACTATGGACATGGCTGCTGTATCAGAACCACCCATAAACAAACCAGCTTCAGTTTTGGATCCAGTTGAAGAACCAAAGGGAGAGGTGTTAGCCAAATCCTCCCCACAAATGGTGGATGCTGAAGAACCACGTGCTGTTAATGGCTTGACTCCTGAATCTTCTATGCAGTGTAAGGTAACTCCTAATGTTGCATTGACGCATGACAGTATATGGGAGGCAACAATTCAACATAAGTCTTCGCGCGCAAATATTGTTGCTCTCTTCAAAAG CGGTGAAAAACCATGTACACGTGAGTGGCACCGCTTTCTTGAGATTGAGGAACCAGTGAGGCTCAGTGCTCTGAAAGAATTTCTTATAGAGCTTCCTAAATCCAGGAACCATACTATAATG TTTAGTGCATCTGTTGCTTATTAA